The DNA window acAAGCATGATCCCTACATACCTATTCTAATATTCTCAATGGCTAGTGTCACGGCTCGCCCTCCCATTAGGCATAAGGAATTTCTGATCCAAATCCTGACCTTTAAATAATCTCCATCTGTAGCGGTGCTGGAATGAGTTTTAATTGACAGTAGCATATGTTATGTAAGATTGGATCATCTCTATAAGGCAGCTGCACACGACTCAGACCTCTGTAACTTTCTCCGGGTAAGACATTTGCTTAGCCTTAGATTTGTATTTTATGAAAATTCTTGGCATGACTTTAATAGAGAGGATTTTTAGTACATAGCTGACAATGTATGGGCACTTTCTTATTATATCTTGTTACAACAGAACTCCTTTTAATTCTAGAGACCCTCGATTaggacaatgctgctgctacaTTCTCTGTACGCTTTACTTCTTCTGGTGCCATTGTGCATTTTGGCTGAAGAAGAACCAACACAGCCCCAGCGGAATCCTTGTGCTAACTGGATGGGGGGAGCACCAGGATATCCGGGACACAATGGACTTCCTGGAAGAGATGGCAAAGATGGGAGTGATGGGCaaaaaggagaaagaggagaaacAGGTTAGTGATTGGCTATTGAATTACCGATCTGCCTTTGGTACATAATTGATTAAAAGTAGAcaagtatatattctgtatagatggaggctGGGGCAGTATCACTTACTCCCTTGAGCCCAAGAAACCCTAGTCCAAAGCTGAATATTGGTTGTTGGTCTAGGCAGTGATGCTGTGTCTAAAAAAGCTGACATGTGAAAGTTAGAATATCCATATGGGATATTACGTCTATTTTCTGGAAATATATCTAAAATCTTAACAAGTTCTTGTGCTGTTTCAGTCCCATGGCAATTCCATCAAAGCTGGTTTACAATAAGTAATATAGAAAACTCAAAATGAGGTGGATACGCTTATCAAAATGATCTCTCTCAAGCAAAAATTGACAGCATTTGAGAGGTATTGTCCAAGCTCTAGTGAAACAGTAGTAGACAAGGTGGCAGATGCCTTAGGTTACCTATGGCAATATAGTACTTGAGATGTACTTACTGTCCAAGCTCTAGTGAAAACAGTAGTAGACAAGGTGACAGATGATGTAGGTAAGCCATGGTACAGGAGAGAAGGGATACATTAAACTTATTTCACATTAGAATCCAGAACACAAGAACAGAACTCTACAGTCCAGTTATAATTCTTCACAGAAGTGGAAAGATGCTTTGAGGCATACTACAATACATAAAGACAAGTGGTTTGTGACATAAGAACAAGAATCTTGGAAGACATCTTTACCAATGAGGGCAAGCTGTCTAAATTGAAAATAGAGCAAaatgtgtaactttcacttttcCGGAATGTATTTCCAAAAACTGATTTGGAGAATTGGTCAAAATGAATGTAATCTTCAATGGCTCAGTTTTAAGTTATGTCACCTTGCAACACTGGTTACATCTGCACGCTGTTTGTATGCACTGTGTTTGTGCtctgtgggtttcctttgggTATTTCAGTTTTCCCGTAGACTTCAAATAAATTCTCATAACTGTCTACAATTACCTGCAAAGACATAAGCAAGTAAGAAACTTAGTGCATAAATAGTAACTGTTAAGAACTTTTCGGCCACAACAGGAAGCGGTAGTCTAAAACCGCCAAGATCTCCTTGTGTGGGTGCCTAATATTACACATAAGCAGAATTTCCTCAATGGAGTAGGGAGGCAAAGGTTGCTTGACATTATTTGCTAGTACTTGCCCACCTTCTCCACTACAGCATCAATGACATAAGGAGCGTTGCAATACAGACCCACAGCTTATCTTcttaaatatatacattttttgttaCATGCACAATGTATATCTGTACTGTGCACATGAGAggtaatataaagaaaaaaaacgtaTATTTGTGGCAAGTTCATATGTAGATTTAAGATTGTCCTAATCTTAGTCTAAGTGGTTTTGTCGTTTTATTCAGAGACGGGCGCAGTTTCCTCTTCTCAGCTCACTGCTACACTGCCTGCACTAAAAATATCATTCTTATGCTTCAAGTTTTTGAATTTCAGAACTGTAAGAATCCCAAAACTGCAGAGTGTTACTAGTACTCATACAAAGAGAGAAACTAAAGTAATAGAGGAATGGATTAAAACCTGGTAGTATCTTTGAATGTCTAAATTTCATTATAGTATGTTTCATTTATTCACTATTTTGTCCAGATTTTGGGCAGCAAATGGGGGTTGGCCTAAAATTTTGGTTATGTCCCCAACAATGGACCATGATTGATTTCATATTGAGTTTCCCGGTGGCAGAATCCCTTCAACAAGTTATAACCAATATGGATACACTTTCTGTTCCCACCTTTGTAAAAATTACTGCTGCGATAAAATATCTAttactataaaaaataaataaaaattggaaTTCCATCATTTCTGATTTACCATCTATAAGCAATTCAAGATTTAGCTAAATATTTGGGTTATTGTATAATGTGAAATGTTCATGTGAATTATATTTACGTTCACAGGTACTAAAGGGCAGAAGGGTGAAGTTGGTGAACAAGGACCTCCAGGACCTGAGGGTCCACGTGGCTTTCCAGGTCCCCAGGGTCAAACAGGGGAAAGTCCTTTTCTCCACCGTTCAGCCTTTAGTATGGGGCTAACAACCAGAGTGTCCACTCCAAATGTACCTATACGCTTCACTAAAGTGTTTTACAATGAACAGCGACATTATGATGATACCACTGGAAAGTTCACCTGCCATATTAAGGGCCTCTATTTATTCACCTACCATCTTACCGTCTACATGAAGGATGTCAAGATCGGATTATACAAGAATAACAAGCCCATGATGTTTACCTTTgaccagtttcagacaaataatgTGGACCAGGCTTCTGGCACCATCCTTCTGGCCTTAGATGTCCAAGATGAAGTATGGCTGCAGATATATGGGGAGGACTTTGGTGGCATCTATGGAGATAATCTCAACGACTCATCATTTTCTGGAGTCTTGTTATATCCGGCCTATGAAGCCATGTAACTCTACTTATAACCAATAAAATACCCAACTGCCCTATATAAGATACCCTATTCATTTCAGTACTTGCTCTGGTAATGTGAAGGAGCTCACTCACATTCCAGTATTGGTTGTTCATTCTGTAAATCCGAACATCGATGAGTCCAAGAAATCTGGAAAAAAGATTGTATCGGCATGTAAAGTATCCATATTATGTGGTTTTCCTCTATTTGATAACATAATTGTTATTTTGTGAAGCCTTTCATCTATGAAAGAAACATAAAGAGCGTTTCTCCTTAAAATAAGCCCCCTCCCCACAAATATAAGTCCTAAACGTGGCCATAGACATTGGATAGAAGTGCGGTACGTCAATGGTTGACCGAGCATTGAATGAATGATCATGTGGTCAATGATGGTTTCATATATTTGTCAGTTATAGACATTCTATCTGGCCATATAATTTCAATGACAGCGGGTGAAGGACAAAAGATCTTTCTGGGAATGTTCTACCTAGGAAAGATCATTCAATGAATGACATGAGATTTTTCATTCAACTACTGAAAAACAAAATTCAGTCGCCGAAACTGATCATTTCACCCAACAAATGTTACTTATGTTTGAAATCCTACGTTTTCATCCAGTTTAGTCCAAAGTGTACGGGAAGTTTTATAGTTGTCCTATGTTGTCAGACTGTTAAAGATTATGTGTAATGTATTGTAATGTAAATACTAACAGCTTTCATAAAGGATGTAGTGGTGTAGGTGTGAGGCTGTACTACTAGATACCAAGTAAatctataaaggggttgtccaactcatTCTTTTATTATTTAATGGTGGTGTTGAAGGGCCCAAGACCATAAAAATTGTTTTATTCATCTCTCCGTGGGCCTTCGTTTCCAGCAGCAGGTCCAGTCTTTTGTATCGATGTCCCCTGACTGAcatcagcagtgacctcttcacaaacagcacaaCACAGCAGGGATCACAGAAACTACTAAGGTCTATGAGGCCCGGAGAACTGGAAGAACTGCCCTGCTGGTAATGTCGGTCTGAGCAGAGGTGAGTATAGTTCTTTTTCTGTAGCATTattaaatataaagaaaacatgAGTCGGAGAACCCATTTAAGGATTCTAGGAACGCTTATGAACAGCCACTGGGAGCTTTGTATGTGTACAGTACAATGGTGGTCACGTTGCAATCCTGTAATCAAATATTACAATAATTATAATGTGCATGTACCAATGTATGAAGCATGCAAGCACTCATCTGATCCTCCTCTCTTCCTTTATCCTCACCCCCAGACTTTTGTATGTGCTCATTTCATGCTCATTTCAAATTTGTCTACTATTGTCTACTACTACTATTGCGCAACATTAGAATTGCCTAATGGGGAGTCTTATCATAGACAAGCTCGTTCATATGGGAGATGCCAGGTTGTAAGAGTCAGGGGCAATTCAGCAACAGCTGGGGAATTCTACAAGTCACTTGTAGATGTTGGAACTGGAATTCATTTTTGTGCTATGACAATGGTGCGGTTCATAGGTACCCTCCATGTGGCTCCCCAGAAATGACAGCAGagtcacaactagggttgagcgatcgtgttctgaaaagattggattccgatcggcgatcgagaaaatttcacgatcgcgatcggaattccgagcacgatctttttatgtgggatcgagatcgatgatcttttcccacaatgctttgcttaggcttcacactgagtatacgctgtatacttagtgtgaaggctccgctgcagttacataggaatgaatggaagcagccggcacacagccttaaccccctgcgcaccggctgcctccattcatttgaatgggaggctaaactaaacatctctagcagctacttacctctagagatggctgctccagtgccctccttcttcttgtccttgctgccgctccgcgctgcagtcttcttgcctcgctgccccgcctcccaagttagtgtttaggtaggcggggcttgtggcttaggagagtgtgggcgggtacagggcggggagacatgatgtctcccctcccagtacccgcccacactctcctaacctggcagggaggggcagcgaagggagaagactgcagcgtggagcgaggcaaaggagaaggaaggcaccggaccagctatctctggaggtaagtggacaccaggggggactaagtagccagaggattaaaaaaaatcctctggctactttagtgattcattacacagcgtggattctaacaattgttagattccatgctgtatattgaataggattgcttttaaaatccgatctccgattaataaaaaaatcccatttacttacattgggatcggaattgggatcgagatcgggttcgaatgaaaaatgatcggaaatcggattttaaaatcgatcctgaaaagtcaagatcggctcaaccctagtcacaacaTAACTGAACCTTAGCACTAGGATCTAAACTGTATTACTGGAGTTAGTTCCACATTATATGAtcatcttttaatttttttaaatatttagctTAGTCAACACtgcctgccttaaaggggtttgccacaCACATGGAGGTTTTATAGATGTTTTTGGTTGTGTGTTTTGTGGAGAAGGCCAGGAGTGGACACAGCCGGAGGGCGAACCAATCtaagctttggctcataaaacacagcaaaatgtgcataaaaacacTTTGTGTACCTCCACCCTAAAAACATCTCAATGACTTAAATGCTACTGTATTACACTGCAAATTTTCCACTGCAAATCTGTCATTTGCACCATGTGCATGAACCCATAGAGAAGACTGCCTACAAAAGACTTTTCTGGATATCCCCTGAGTCACTTCTGGGACCCacatccctaaaatgaaccccctGGACTCCATCACCTGGCTCACCCTCAGAACGTCCCCACTGACAAACAAGTCCAGACCATCGGTATTGGTCACATTTTACGAAACCATATAGCTCTGAGCTAGGTTGGTCCTATAACTCCCACTGAATAGGAAATTATGGAAACAACACAGCTCAGTGTTGTAGATGTAACAGAAGTACAGTGTGTCGAGAGGTATTGTGTAATGCATGTACAGAGTGAAGATGAAGTGTAATGCATGTATAGTGTGTGTAGAGGTGCAGTGCAAAGCAAGTACAGTATAGAGATGCAGTGTGTAAAGAGGTGCAGTGTAATGCATGTACAGTGTGTGAAAATGAAGTTTATAGCATATGTAGTGTGTGAagatgcagtataaagcatgtacaaTGTGTAGAAAGGTGTTGTGTAACACATGTACAATGTGTATAGAGGTATAGTATGATGCATGTCTAATGTGGGTAGAAGTACAGTGTAATGCATGTACAGTGTGCACAGGTGCTATGTAATGCTTATACAATGTGTATAGATGTGTTATATAAGacgtgtacagtgtgaagatgaAGTGTAAAGCAAGCACAGCATGTCTAGAGGTGCAATGCAAAACATGTACAGTGTG is part of the Leptodactylus fuscus isolate aLepFus1 chromosome 3, aLepFus1.hap2, whole genome shotgun sequence genome and encodes:
- the LOC142198085 gene encoding adiponectin-like, with translation MLLLHSLYALLLLVPLCILAEEEPTQPQRNPCANWMGGAPGYPGHNGLPGRDGKDGSDGQKGERGETGTKGQKGEVGEQGPPGPEGPRGFPGPQGQTGESPFLHRSAFSMGLTTRVSTPNVPIRFTKVFYNEQRHYDDTTGKFTCHIKGLYLFTYHLTVYMKDVKIGLYKNNKPMMFTFDQFQTNNVDQASGTILLALDVQDEVWLQIYGEDFGGIYGDNLNDSSFSGVLLYPAYEAM